Proteins encoded together in one Porites lutea chromosome 2, jaPorLute2.1, whole genome shotgun sequence window:
- the LOC140927242 gene encoding LIX1-like protein — protein sequence MASTTREQATNLPTAISDGAHPAKSVLKEAVDAVLNSFAKHTHGYGRVDVIEALQEFWQMKESRGTPMKGGSDVLYEPEASEKPPYVCFVSLPGGSCFGSFQPCPTKAEAKRSAAKIALMNSVFNEHPSRKITDEFVESAVKEAESTEAQVALKRRTLNLLTDSSKDPSTGIGAFRFMLESNKGKSMLEFQDLMTIFQLLHWNGSLKAMRDRNCSRQEVLEHYSDRTIDDEMRSQMALDWISREQEQQGLIKRELDKASKELEQCRLSGRELRFPKEKRDILMLAWSQIGKV from the exons atggcgtcgacaACTAGAGAACAAGCGACAAATCTCCCAACTGCTATCTCGGACGGGGCTCATCCTGCTAAATCAGTGTTAAAAGAAGCTGTTGATGCTGTTCTGAATTCGTTTGCTAAGCATACACATGGATATGGTCGAG TTGATGTCATCGAGGCATTACAAGAGTTTTGGCAAATGAAGGAATCTCGTGGCACTCCAATGAAAGGTGGATCTGACGTCCTTTACGAACCAGAGGCTTCTGAAAAGCCACCATACGTTTGCTTTGTCAGTCTTCCCGGAGGAAGTTGTTTTGGAAGTTTTCAACCATGCCCAACCAAGGCTGAAGCTAAGAGAAGTGCTGCCAAAATTGCACTTatgaattcagtttttaatgaaCATCCCTCTAG AAAAATTACAGATGAATTTGTAGAGTCGGCTGTAAAAGAAGCAGAGTCAACTGAAGCACAAGTTGCTTTAAAAAGAAGGACACTTAACCTGTTGACAGACAGTTCTAAAGATCCTAGTACAGGCATTGGAGCATTTAGATTTATGTTGGAGTCAAATAAGGGAAAAAGCATGTTAGAATTCCAAGATCTCATGACCATATTCCAGCTACTACACTGGAATGGCAGTTTAAAAGCAATGAGGGATAGAAATTGTTCTCGTCAGGAGGTGTTGGAACATTATTCTGATAGAACTATTGATGATGAAATGAGAAGTCAGATGGCATTAGATTGGATATCACGTGAACAAGAGCAACAGGGTTTAATAAAGAGGGAACTGGATAAGGCTTCTAAAGAGTTGGAACAGTGTCGACTCAGTGGACGAGAGCTCAGGTTTCCTAAAGAGAAGCGAGACATTTTAATGTTGGCTTGGAGCCAAATTGGAAAGGTTTAA
- the LOC140926451 gene encoding uncharacterized protein, producing the protein MFGKCAVILTVCTYGVLGSVFHGKRSDFSMYDNQFYRVGDTELDDEVTDCALVEHQFRKGYIRLREYLERKRGCGRKGKLQNIEGIAESTEDDINNDNIAEIAKSTTEDYHYRASASKKAPKPKTIPQVIKTYQSHKMAYVPHALLTGPVPIYTRPAQHPAIQSAFTRDQAARPSLNADYERKSQNLALSFEKNPQLTTSKSALQKQNTFETESPQSETVSAAFNNDDQYTRLASGYDQYKAQPKHDLLQTFYPGTLQDRSKTRFTVAVGQPLYKTPTFSKAPALNGEQDMPNKGSLLKTAMKNFGYSALKRPVMANAFNSAQVKPKIDNKPADETNYSDENIDDTHADMRDPEKDADSIDIGSIDQKPAPESGIDNEKPVNGATNMPSMPVGRRPGSELRPINSNSLSGFQKPGIKNISVVKGSPLLVKSPIKSASPAVNIPHPSINLEVLKNKIMHSTNATFLRRMLTLIQKITHHKDYQKLQGPARSFVAQANTAVQALNKAYNERVSTTPVGFVETSNPLYESALRKKSTVQTGLNAAGYNNRLPGATNQFYGNDFALGKKSAVQALNSGFNNGVAMSTAPQRADNQFYGNGYSLVKKFQIERNPYYQNYYQYRQPYYRNILSMRYGLYNGNTP; encoded by the exons ATGTTTGGAAAGTGCGCGGTTATTTTGACCGTTTGTACATACGGCGTTCTTGGAAGCGTTTTCCATGGAAAGCGATCGGATTTCTCCATGTATGACAACCAATTTT ATCGAGTCGGAGATACTGAACTCGATGATGAGGTCACTGACTGCGCGCTTGTTGAACATCAGTTTAGGAAAGGATACATCAGATTAAGGGAATATTTAGAGAGAAAGAGAGGCTGTGGAAGGAAAG gaaaactacaaaacaTAGAAGGAATAGCAGAGTCTACAGAAGATGACATTAACAACGATAACATCGCGGAGATTGCTAAATCAACCACAGAGGATTATCACTACCGTGCTTCTGCTTCAAAAAAAGCACCTAAGCCTAAAACAATTCCTCAAG TTATCAAGACCTACCAGTCTCATAAGATGGCTTATGTACCGCACGCTCTGCTGACAG GCCCTGTACCGATATACACACGTCCTGCACAACATCCTGCCATTCAAAGCGCATTTACAAGAGACCAAGCAGCCAGACCGAGTTTAAACGCCGATTATGAACGCAAATCTCAAAATCTTGCTCTGTCGTTCGAGAAAAACCCTCAGTTAACTACATCCAAGTCTGCCCTCCAGAAGCAGAATACGTTCGAGACAGAGAGCCCGCAATCGGAGACTGTGAGTGCGGCGTTCAACAATGATGATCAATACACGCGGCTAGCGTCAGGCTATGACCAATACAAAGCTCAACCAAAGCATGATTTACTTCAGACATTTTACCCCGGCACTCTTCAAGATCGCTCCAAAACACGCTTCACCGTAGCTGTTGGACAACCTCTTTATAAGACACCGACATTTTCCAAAGCTCCAGCACTAAATGGTGAACAAGACATGCCAAACAAAGGTTCTTTACTAAAAACAGCAATGAAGAACTTCGGTTACTCTGCCTTGAAGAGGCCTGTCATGGCGAACGCGTTCAATAGCGCTCAAGTTAAACCTAAGATAGACAACAAACCGGCTGATGAAACCAACTATTCTGATGAAAATATCGATGACACGCATGCTGATATGCGCGATCCAGAGAAAGATGCAGACAGTATTGACATTGGTTCTATTGATCAAAAACCCGCTCCCGAGTCTGGGATTGACAACGAAAAACCAGTCAACGGTGCCACAAACATGCCAAGCATGCCTGTAGGTCGGAGACCTGGTAGTGAACTAAGACCTATTAATTCAAACTCGTTAAGCGGCTTCCAAAAACCAGGTATAAAGAACATTTCTGTAGTGAAAGGAAGTCCACTGCTTGTAAAGAGTCCTATAAAGAGTGCTTCACCAGCTGTCAACATTCCCCACCCATCAATCAACCTCGAGGTcctcaaaaataaaatcatgCACAGCACCAATGCAACATTCTTGCGACGCATGCTCACTCTCATCCAAAAGATCACTCATCACAAAGATTATCAGAAGCTCCAGGGTCCCGCAAGGAGCTTTGTTGCGCAAGCAAATACAGCTGTCCAAGCCCTTAACAAAGCCTACAACGAGCGGGTCTCGACTACACCTGTTGGCTTTGTAGAGACAAGTAACCCTCTTTACGAAAGTGCGCTGAGAAAGAAGTCTACAGTCCAAACGGGGTTAAATGCGGCGGGTTACAATAACAGATTGCCTGGTGCTACCAACCAGTTTTACGGAAATGATTTTGCGCTGGGAAAAAAGTCCGCTGTTCAAGCACTTAACAGCGGGTTCAACAACGGAGTTGCGATGTCAACGGCCCCTCAGAGAGCTGATAACCAGTTTTACGGAAATGGCTATTCGTTAgtcaaaaagtttcaaattGAAAGAAATCCATATTACCAGAACTATTATCAATACAGACAACCATACTACAGAAACATTTTAAGCATGCGATATGGTTTGTACAACGGCAATACACCATGA